Proteins encoded by one window of Candidatus Shapirobacteria bacterium:
- the mscL gene encoding large conductance mechanosensitive channel protein MscL encodes MLKGFKQFILKGNVVDLAVGIIMGTAFGSVVSSLVKGVITPLIGAFGGQPNLSFISFTINNSKFLFGDFLNALISFLINALVLYFFVVLPVNKLSVLTKKEKSLDPTNKTCPECLSNIPIKAKRCAFCTSLQPKN; translated from the coding sequence ATGCTCAAAGGATTTAAACAGTTTATTTTAAAAGGCAATGTTGTCGACTTAGCTGTCGGTATTATCATGGGGACTGCTTTTGGTTCTGTGGTTAGCTCTCTGGTCAAAGGTGTTATCACTCCTTTAATCGGTGCCTTCGGCGGCCAACCCAACTTGTCTTTTATCTCGTTTACTATCAACAATAGTAAATTTTTATTTGGAGATTTTCTAAACGCCCTGATCTCTTTCTTGATCAACGCCTTGGTCCTGTATTTTTTTGTCGTTCTTCCTGTCAACAAGCTAAGTGTCCTTACCAAAAAAGAAAAGTCACTTGATCCCACCAACAAAACTTGTCCCGAATGTTTAAGCAATATCCCAATCAAAGCCAAACGTTGTGCTTTTTGTACATCACTCCAGCCCAAAAATTAA
- a CDS encoding GNAT family N-acetyltransferase: protein MITYQVVQGIDVCHKLWQKYSSNLHLSQLWNYRLCFHRGYQSQPHFIVAYEDSIPLGFIPLEFYPENDVYQLFGGGDWNEKLDLYMGQKISDKDLSQMVKLIPQNHKVIFLSPDSKFIKPFEPTYYISLKDFPTPESLLANMDKKHRKNLRLEFNKIDQNKVDLKFGDTDIIDSIVKFNQERFGQESSFGSPGFDTTFKLLLSEASLIDIIKTISIYINGHLEAAAVCANYHQTFTYLQGGSNPHINNLGKYLNYQVIKMGYDQKPTIIDLLSDDCGWKTHWRSAVGMTYQLDLSKL, encoded by the coding sequence ATGATTACCTATCAGGTTGTCCAGGGTATCGATGTTTGCCACAAGTTATGGCAAAAATATTCCTCGAACCTTCATCTGAGCCAACTTTGGAATTACCGCCTTTGTTTTCACCGGGGATACCAGAGTCAACCCCACTTTATAGTTGCCTATGAGGATTCAATTCCTCTCGGCTTTATCCCCCTAGAATTTTATCCCGAAAATGATGTTTACCAACTTTTCGGTGGTGGTGACTGGAATGAAAAGCTAGATTTGTATATGGGCCAAAAAATTTCCGACAAAGATTTATCCCAAATGGTGAAATTAATTCCTCAAAACCATAAAGTTATTTTTCTCTCGCCGGACTCTAAATTTATCAAACCTTTTGAACCCACTTACTACATCAGCCTCAAAGACTTTCCCACCCCCGAATCTCTATTAGCCAACATGGACAAAAAACATCGCAAAAATCTCCGTCTCGAGTTTAACAAAATCGACCAAAACAAAGTTGATCTAAAATTCGGCGATACCGATATTATCGACAGTATCGTCAAGTTTAACCAGGAAAGATTCGGCCAAGAATCATCCTTCGGTAGCCCCGGTTTTGATACCACTTTCAAGCTTCTTCTCTCCGAAGCATCACTCATTGACATTATCAAAACTATTTCTATTTATATAAACGGTCATCTTGAGGCTGCTGCTGTTTGCGCCAATTATCATCAAACATTTACCTATCTCCAGGGTGGTAGTAATCCGCACATAAACAACCTCGGGAAATATCTTAATTATCAGGTTATAAAAATGGGGTACGACCAAAAACCAACCATTATTGATCTTTTATCCGATGATTGTGGTTGGAAAACTCATTGGCGCTCCGCGGTTGGCATGACCTATCAGCTTGACTTGTCAAAATTGTAA
- a CDS encoding cupin domain-containing protein, with protein sequence MTDPQNINHSVKIQPGSVVSREIINKSFGTVTVFAFDKNQGLSEHTAPFDALIIATEGACEIIVSGASHTVKAGEMFLLPANAPHSLKAIKAFKMILIMIKSV encoded by the coding sequence ATGACAGATCCTCAAAATATCAATCATTCGGTCAAAATTCAGCCTGGATCTGTAGTCAGCAGAGAAATTATAAATAAATCCTTCGGCACTGTTACCGTTTTTGCTTTCGACAAAAACCAAGGCCTGAGCGAACACACCGCCCCATTTGACGCTCTCATTATTGCAACTGAAGGTGCTTGTGAAATTATAGTTTCCGGTGCAAGTCACACTGTCAAGGCCGGTGAGATGTTTTTATTGCCCGCAAACGCCCCACACTCTCTAAAAGCGATCAAAGCTTTTAAAATGATCTTGATAATGATTAAATCAGTATAG